The DNA segment ATTTTTCAGTTTCCGAGGTTGCTGCCAACGAGAGCAAACTTCAGGCCGTGATAGGTCTTGCCATGGTTTCAGACGACGGAGTGCATATTGAACGGCAGATCGACAAAGTGAGTGAATTTGTGCATGCGGATGGGCGTTTTTTTGTCAGCAGGATCGAAAGGGAAAT comes from the Anaerohalosphaera lusitana genome and includes:
- a CDS encoding DUF503 domain-containing protein, encoding MLVGTMVITINLPGIRSLKEKRKIVKSLVERLRNRFNFSVSEVAANESKLQAVIGLAMVSDDGVHIERQIDKVSEFVHADGRFFVSRIEREMFSVEE